In Populus alba chromosome 1, ASM523922v2, whole genome shotgun sequence, a single window of DNA contains:
- the LOC118061477 gene encoding IRK-interacting protein produces MAAAAALQSLQNHDNTNQDVSRKELQAAISKAVDLRALHAALMQGNSPANLRFPSSSPVSRSVPYFSAQDYPVFTPSYEDERLPGHHQILTKARTLSESWDEFGLEGGSGYETVLSDYKKDNSSSRKGIPSDISNVCPAEDKKSVTSSSANNITVYQPETESYKFSRMNSLADFKSISSFNRCKPATITTESEKVTKNSKHSNIVVPLTDSHSSLQSQPKNRRVMSWLFPKLRKKQKNDNLSNQTESEEVSQTFKDLGILSIESLKRKLMEANEHRDAALTEVAEMKSSLGDLRYKLEYLESYCEELKKALRHATQAKDSQVVEKLGNLPNRGKSIDGNGENLMPVSEEVMVEGFLQIVSEARLSVKQFCKTLGQIEETDSTLMDSLNLLLQPYKLSLKSKYSKAVLYHLEAIINQSLYQDFENCVFQKNGSPKNLDPNQDRQAQFSSFVALRNLSWNEVSRKGTKYYSEEFSKFCDQKMSCIITTINWTATWPEHLLEAFFVAAKCIWLLHLLAFSFNPPLGILRVEENRNFDPHFMEDMFMDRQRSHRQSRVKIMVMPGFYVQDRVLRCKVLCRYKPVP; encoded by the exons atggctgctgctgctgctttgcAAAGCTTACAAAACCATGACAACACCAACCAGGATGTTAGTAGAAAAGAATTGCAGGCTGCCATTTCTAAGGCAGTGGATCTTAGAGCCTTACATGCTGCTTTAATGCAAGGAAACAGCCCTGCTAATCTCAGATTCCCATCTTCTTCCCCTGTTTCACGCTCTGTTCCATACTTTTCTGCTCAAGATTACCCTGTTTTTACCCCT aGCTATGAGGATGAACGGTTACCGGGACATCATCAGATTCTTACAAAAGCAAGAACATTATCAGAAAGTTGGGATGAGTTTGGCCTAGAAGGAGGAAGTGGCTATGAAACTGTGTTATCAGATTATAAGAAGGATAATTCGTCGTCAAGGAAAGGAATTCCTTCCGACATATCCAATGTTTGTCCAGCTGAAGATAAAAAATCTGTGACTAGTTCATCAGCAAACAACATCACTGTGTATCAGCCTGAAACAGAATCTTACAAGTTTTCTAGGATGAATAGCTTGGCAGACTTCAAATCCATATCATCTTTCAATAGATGCAAGCCGGCTACAATAACTACCGAGTCTGAAAAGGTGACCAAGAATAGCAAGCATTCTAATATTGTTGTGCCATTGACTGATTCTCATTCATCCCTTCAATCACAACCGAAAAATCGAAGAGTGATGTCTTGGTTGTTTCCAAAGTTAAGGAAGAAGCAGAAGAATGATAATTTGTCGAACCAAACCGAATCCGAGGAGGTTTCGCAGACTTTCAAGGACTTGGGGATATTGTCAATTGAATcattgaagagaaaattgatgGAAGCAAATGAGCATAGAGATGCAGCCTTAACGGAGGTTGCTGAGATGAAATCTTCGTTGGGGGACCTAAGGTACAAGCTTGAGTACTTGGAGAGTTACTGTGAGGAGTTAAAGAAAGCTTTAAGGCACGCAACACAAGCAAAAGACTCACAAGTTGTCGAAAAGCTCGGAAACTTGCCAAATAGAGGGAAATCCATTGATGGAAACGGAGAAAACTTGATGCCGGTAAGTGAAGAGGTGATGGTGGAAGGTTTCTTGCAGATAGTATCGGAAGCAAGACTTTCAGTGAAACAATTCTGCAAGACTTTAGGACAGATTGAGGAAACAGATAGTACTCTCATGGACAGCTTGAACTTGCTTCTTCAACCATATAAACTGTCTCTAAAATCAAAGTATTCAAAGGCAGTTCTATACCATTTGGAAGCCATAATAAACCAATCACTCTACCAAGATTTTGAGAACTGTGTGTTTCAAAAGAATGGCTCACCAAAGAATCTAGACCCAAACCAAGATCGTCAAGCACAGTTTTCGTCGTTCGTTGCATTGCGAAATCTAAGCTGGAATGAAGTTTCAAGGAAAGGGACGAAGTACTACAGTGAAGAGTTTAGCAAGTTTTGTGATCAGAAAATGAGTTGTATTATTACAACAATAAATTGGACTGCAACATGGCCTGAACACCTTCTTGAAGCCTTTTTTGTTGCTGCTAAATGCATATGGTTGCTTCATTTGCTTGCCTTCTCATTCAATCCACCCCTGGGAATTTTGAGGGTTGAAGAAAACAGAAACTTCGATCCACATTTCATGGAAGATATGTTCATGGATAGGCAGAGATCACACCGTCAGAGCCGGGTTAAGATTATGGTGATGCCAGGGTTTTATGTCCAGGATAGGGTCTTAAGATGCAAGGTTCTTTGCAGGTACAAGCCCGTGCCTTAA
- the LOC118061478 gene encoding UDP-glycosyltransferase 92A1, translating to MLRRKENIVMFPFMAQGHIIPFLALALQLEQIKKYTVTIVNTPLNINKLRSSIPINCSIHLLEIPFDCSGYDLPPGTENSDSIPNHLIANLLHASVSLKPSFRKLISDLVKEQNGHPPLCLITDIFFGWCSEIAHEFGAFHAIFSGSGGFGIACHYYLWLNLPHQMKNSDEFTVPDFPEASKIHVTQLAENLRVVNGSDLYSVFLQNVLPEWMNSDGILLNTVEELDKVGLEYFRLKIGKPVWSIGPVLLSKRSQDQAATTAELCENWLDTKPVNSVLYISFGSQNAISAPHMMELAVALEASGKNFIWVVRAPIGFDINMEFKATEWLPEGFEERMKDSKRGLLVHKWAPQVEILSHKSISAFLSHGGWNSIIESLSHGVPLIGWPMAGEQFYNVMLLEEQIGVCVEVARGKSCEVRREDILKKIMLVMDETEKGKEMRKKALEVRDMIMDAVKDFKGSSVKAMDEFLNAALLRQEEAMRQVIHEE from the coding sequence ATGCTGCGAAGAAAAGAGAACATAGTGATGTTCCCATTCATGGCACAAGGCCATATCATACCTTTCCTAGCATTAGCCCTTCAACTAGAACAAATAAAGAAGTATACCGTAACCATTGTTAACACTCCTCTTAACATCAACAAACTAAGATCATCGATCCCTATAAACTGCTCCATTCACCTTCTTGAAATTCCTTTCGATTGCTCAGGCTATGACCTGCCTCCAGGCACTGAAAACTCTGACTCTATTCCTAACCATCTTATAGCCAACCTTCTCCATGCTTCTGTGTCTCTCAAACCTTCGTTCAGGAAACTCATTTCTGATCTTGTTAAGGAGCAAAATGGCCACCCACCACTCTGTTTAATCACTGACATTTTCTTTGGCTGGTGCTCAGAGATTGCACATGAGTTCGGTGCATTTCATGCCATATTTTCTGGAAGTGGAGGTTTTGGTATTGCATGTCACTACTATCTGTGGTTAAACCTGCCTCATCAGATGAAGAATTCTGATGAATTCACTGTACCAGATTTCCCTGAAGCTTCTAAAATTCATGTAACGCAGTTGGCAGAAAATTTGAGAGTAGTCAATGGAAGTGATCTCTACTCTGTGTTTCTACAGAATGTGCTCCCTGAATGGATGAATTCTGATGGGATTTTGCTGAACACAGTGGAGGAACTTGACAAGGTTGGATTGGAATACTTTCGGCTTAAAATTGGCAAGCCAGTCTGGTCAATCGGGCCAGTTCTCCTTTCCAAGAGAAGCCAAGATCAAGCTGCAACTACAGCTGAGCTGTGTGAAAACTGGCTTGATACCAAACCTGTGAATTCAGTTCTTTACATATCATTTGGTTCACAGAATGCAATATCTGCACCGCATATGATGGAATTGGCCGTCGCATTGGAGGCTAGTGGAAAGAATTTTATCTGGGTTGTTAGGGCACCTATTGGCTTTGACATCAACATGGAATTCAAAGCAACAGAATGGTTGCCGGAAGGATTTGAAGAAAGAATGAAAGATTCAAAAAGAGGGTTGTTAGTGCACAAATGGGCACCACAGGTGGAAATTCTGTCTCATAAGTCTATATCAGCGTTTTTAAGTCATGGTGGATGGAACTCGATAATCGAATCTTTAAGCCATGGCGTGCCATTGATTGGGTGGCCAATGGCCGGAGAGCAATTCTACAATGTCATGCTTTTAGAAGAACAAATTGGAGTTTGTGTGGAGGTGGCTAGAGGGAAGAGCTGTGAGGTTAGGCGTGAAGATATATTGAAAAAGATAATGCTGGTAATGGATGAGACAGAGAAGGGGAAGGAAATGAGAAAGAAAGCATTGGAGGTTAGGGATATGATTATGGATGCTGTCAAAGATTTTAAAGGGTCTTCTGTCAAAGCCATGGATGAGTTCTTGAATGCTGCATTGCTGAGGCAAGAAGAGGCAATGAGGCAGGTGATTCATGAAGAATGA